Proteins encoded by one window of Pyrinomonadaceae bacterium:
- a CDS encoding alkaline phosphatase family protein, protein MTQSANTRLLAIAIDAAEPSYVRHLIDQGEMPTLASLLREGTWLRVKSPAYVGSGAVWPTFISALGPRVHGVYGEWLWDTGTMSLSRYQGNDVTPFWKAFSDENISVGILDVPFMPLIGLTKGFEISEWGPHDILEGRVRWAPESVAPTVAQHSPHPLQSRIQLSGPEDYRNLEALGNVCLQGIQKRGNLARDLLTNEQPQFAIITFTEVHHSSHYLWHKAQPENPVYANNGVAQLKATRPSVREIFRELDCQINQLITAAGPNARVVIFSLHGMRSARGVPAFLTEWLCEKGFATMPEWREQKWRERATAVFGATKRAMPQWLKKIYYKTLPSTVTHQLARPTMLPLYDWSRTRAFSLPTDQHGWIRINLSGREAGGIVPQEEYQKTCDQLEDLLRNLRSENGELVVSDVIRTSNDVTSAMHQRLPDLVVHWSDSVFTSDLRLAGSNIEPEFDGRKYVGQHAIEGFCIAPAFASGDAHEIRAEEMPLLFSRLLHRNPSSPS, encoded by the coding sequence ATGACGCAAAGTGCAAATACGCGGTTGCTAGCAATCGCGATTGACGCGGCAGAACCGTCTTACGTTCGACATTTGATCGATCAAGGCGAAATGCCCACGCTGGCATCGCTGTTGCGCGAGGGGACATGGCTGCGGGTTAAGTCTCCGGCCTACGTCGGTAGCGGCGCCGTCTGGCCCACGTTTATCTCGGCGCTGGGCCCGCGAGTGCATGGCGTTTACGGCGAATGGTTGTGGGACACCGGCACCATGAGTCTCAGCCGGTATCAGGGTAATGACGTCACGCCATTCTGGAAGGCATTTTCGGATGAGAATATTTCTGTGGGGATTCTCGACGTTCCGTTCATGCCGCTGATTGGATTGACCAAAGGATTCGAGATCTCAGAATGGGGACCTCACGACATTCTGGAAGGACGAGTGCGGTGGGCGCCCGAGTCAGTGGCTCCCACGGTAGCGCAACACTCGCCTCATCCGTTGCAGAGCCGGATTCAATTGTCCGGGCCCGAAGACTACCGCAACCTGGAAGCGCTCGGTAACGTGTGTCTGCAAGGAATTCAGAAGCGCGGAAATCTTGCCCGGGATCTCTTAACGAATGAGCAGCCGCAGTTCGCGATAATCACGTTCACCGAAGTTCACCATTCATCACATTACCTTTGGCACAAAGCACAACCCGAGAACCCCGTCTATGCAAACAACGGTGTCGCACAACTTAAGGCCACCCGGCCTTCTGTCCGCGAAATCTTTCGCGAGCTCGATTGCCAAATCAACCAATTGATCACCGCCGCAGGTCCGAATGCGAGGGTTGTTATCTTCTCGCTGCACGGAATGCGGTCCGCGCGCGGGGTGCCCGCGTTTCTCACTGAGTGGCTGTGCGAAAAAGGGTTCGCGACGATGCCGGAATGGCGTGAGCAGAAATGGCGGGAACGAGCCACCGCGGTCTTCGGCGCTACAAAGCGTGCCATGCCGCAGTGGCTGAAAAAGATCTACTACAAGACGCTACCATCGACCGTCACCCATCAGCTCGCGCGACCAACGATGCTTCCGCTCTACGACTGGTCGCGAACGCGGGCGTTCTCGTTGCCAACCGATCAGCACGGCTGGATTCGAATCAACCTCAGCGGGCGGGAAGCAGGCGGCATAGTTCCCCAGGAGGAGTATCAAAAGACTTGCGATCAGTTGGAAGACTTGCTGCGAAACCTGCGGTCAGAGAACGGAGAATTGGTGGTCAGCGACGTGATTCGCACGAGTAACGACGTTACCAGTGCCATGCATCAGCGATTGCCCGACCTCGTTGTCCACTGGTCTGACAGCGTGTTTACTTCGGACTTGCGATTGGCCGGAAGCAACATCGAACCTGAATTTGACGGCCGGAAATACGTCGGCCAGCACGCAATAGAAGGTTTTTGCATCGCGCCTGCGTTCGCTTCCGGCGACGCGCATGAAATTCGCGCCGAGGAAATGCCCTTGCTCTTTTCGCGACTCTTGCACCGCAACCCCTCATCGCCGTCGTAA
- a CDS encoding rhomboid family intramembrane serine protease, translated as MADNPLTQTGRPSVCRSCGALIGAGENVCHMCGAPLQPAAAPQLPLRERYAINYARAILERPYLFTIVFLVVNFFIFMLMWREDEMSSTALWGAFNPGVLLQFGAKTNYNIKLEHEYWRFVTPVFIHGNLPHLLMNMYGLWVLGPWVEKLYGSARFVVFWVVTGIAGVVASYVTVIPGARPGLLGSFLIKSADEPSVGASGALFGLIGVLFVFGIKYRRELPEGFKRAFGTGLLPVILLNVAIGFVLRGIIDNAAHMGGLVAGMALAAVVDYKRPGQSTRVTIAWRVAQIAALLLVLASFVFVIKSFR; from the coding sequence TTGGCTGACAATCCATTAACCCAAACAGGACGTCCCAGTGTCTGCCGCAGTTGCGGCGCGCTGATCGGAGCAGGCGAAAACGTTTGTCACATGTGCGGAGCGCCGCTGCAACCGGCGGCTGCGCCCCAGCTCCCGCTGCGCGAGCGCTATGCGATCAACTACGCGCGCGCGATTCTGGAACGGCCTTACCTCTTCACCATCGTTTTTCTCGTCGTCAACTTCTTCATCTTTATGCTGATGTGGCGCGAGGACGAGATGTCATCGACCGCGCTGTGGGGCGCTTTCAATCCCGGTGTGTTGCTGCAATTCGGGGCGAAGACGAATTACAACATCAAACTCGAGCACGAATACTGGCGGTTCGTGACGCCCGTTTTCATTCACGGAAATCTGCCGCACCTGCTGATGAACATGTATGGGCTCTGGGTACTGGGGCCGTGGGTCGAGAAACTTTACGGCTCCGCGAGGTTCGTCGTGTTTTGGGTGGTGACGGGAATCGCCGGTGTCGTCGCAAGTTACGTGACCGTGATTCCCGGAGCGCGACCCGGTTTGTTGGGCAGTTTTTTGATCAAGTCTGCGGACGAACCTTCAGTGGGAGCATCGGGCGCGCTCTTTGGCCTAATTGGCGTCCTCTTTGTGTTTGGGATCAAGTACCGGCGAGAACTACCGGAAGGTTTCAAACGCGCGTTCGGCACCGGCTTGTTGCCGGTGATCCTACTCAACGTGGCGATTGGTTTTGTTCTGCGAGGCATCATCGATAATGCCGCGCACATGGGTGGGCTCGTCGCGGGCATGGCGCTGGCGGCCGTGGTGGACTATAAACGTCCGGGCCAATCAACGCGGGTCACAATCGCCTGGCGCGTCGCGCAAATCGCGGCGCTGCTGTTGGTCTTAGCCTCGTTTGTTTTTGTAATAAAGAGTTTCAGATAA
- a CDS encoding 3-hydroxybutyryl-CoA dehydrogenase: MEFKKVGVLGCGLMGAGIAQTAAMAGYETIVREVSDDFLAKGFAGIDKSLSKFAEKGTITADQQKEMRDRLKGTTSFEDLADCDIIIEAIIENLETKRETYLRLDELCKPETIFASNTSSLSITQMMTVTSAERQQRFIGMHFFNPVPLMKLVEVIRTILTDQAVYEDAVTFASSLGKVPVRTDDRTGFIVNRLLVPYMLDAIRALEEGVASIVDIDNAMKLGCGYPMGPLTLGDFVGLDTTYYISEIMFNEFREKRFASPPLLKRMVMAGLYGRKSGRGFYDYTKDPKNPTPMNLV, from the coding sequence ATGGAATTCAAAAAAGTTGGAGTACTCGGTTGCGGTTTAATGGGCGCCGGCATTGCGCAGACTGCGGCGATGGCCGGCTATGAAACGATCGTGCGTGAAGTGTCGGACGATTTTTTGGCGAAGGGGTTCGCCGGTATCGACAAGTCTCTATCAAAGTTTGCTGAGAAAGGCACCATCACCGCCGATCAGCAAAAGGAGATGCGCGATCGCTTGAAAGGCACGACGTCGTTCGAAGACCTGGCGGACTGCGACATCATCATCGAAGCCATCATCGAGAACCTCGAAACCAAACGCGAAACTTATCTGCGTCTTGATGAGCTCTGCAAACCCGAAACGATTTTTGCGTCGAACACTTCCTCACTTTCGATCACGCAAATGATGACCGTGACTTCGGCAGAGCGGCAGCAGCGTTTTATCGGCATGCACTTTTTCAATCCCGTGCCGCTTATGAAGTTGGTCGAAGTCATCCGCACGATCCTGACCGACCAGGCGGTGTACGAAGATGCCGTGACCTTCGCATCCAGCCTCGGCAAAGTGCCGGTGCGCACCGACGATCGCACGGGATTCATCGTGAACCGTCTGCTGGTGCCTTACATGCTGGATGCGATTCGCGCGCTGGAAGAAGGCGTCGCTTCGATTGTGGACATCGACAACGCGATGAAGCTGGGCTGCGGTTATCCGATGGGGCCTTTGACGCTGGGCGATTTCGTCGGGCTCGACACGACCTACTACATCTCGGAAATCATGTTCAACGAATTTCGCGAAAAACGTTTCGCCTCGCCGCCGCTTTTGAAACGAATGGTGATGGCGGGACTCTACGGGAGAAAATCGGGCCGGGGATTTTATGACTACACGAAAGATCCAAAGAACCCGACGCCGATGAATTTGGTTTAG
- a CDS encoding RNA-binding protein translates to MATKLYVGNLPFNTTSEELREYFAQAGNVESAQVVEDRMTGRSRGFGFVEMTTAEEAAAAIEQFNGKDFNGRNLTVNEARPRTEGGGGGYGGGGGGNRGGYGGGGGGGGYGGGGSGGGYGGGGGGRRDKGDRDRRPSRNDREPRW, encoded by the coding sequence ATGGCTACAAAACTTTACGTGGGAAATCTCCCATTCAACACGACCAGCGAGGAGTTGCGTGAGTACTTCGCCCAGGCTGGTAACGTTGAGTCAGCTCAAGTCGTGGAAGATCGCATGACGGGTCGCTCGCGGGGTTTCGGCTTTGTCGAGATGACGACTGCGGAAGAAGCGGCTGCGGCCATCGAGCAGTTCAACGGCAAGGACTTCAACGGCCGCAATTTGACGGTTAACGAAGCTCGTCCTCGAACTGAAGGCGGCGGCGGTGGCTACGGCGGTGGCGGTGGCGGAAACCGCGGCGGCTACGGTGGTGGCGGCGGCGGTGGTGGCTACGGCGGCGGAGGTAGCGGCGGTGGTTACGGCGGCGGAGGCGGTGGCCGTCGGGACAAAGGTGATCGCGATCGCCGGCCCAGCCGCAATGACCGCGAACCGAGGTGGTAA
- a CDS encoding PEP-CTERM sorting domain-containing protein has product MTVSLASTTARADAFTYMGINTGVTGTVSIDQLSDGLLTVTITNTSVGSTLGKITSIGFDLPGSGASGFTLVNATNTNYKLVEQVAGSATGIGRTFELALLTGPNFNGGGNPNRGIVEGASATFTISGDFTGFSQQQIAQGMFLRFQDVNAGGGSDVARVCGEPTPTPEPATMALLGTGLAGIAGAVRRKRKAIAAAKAEADAI; this is encoded by the coding sequence ATGACAGTGTCCTTAGCCAGCACAACTGCGCGGGCTGACGCTTTCACTTACATGGGAATAAACACGGGCGTCACAGGTACCGTAAGTATCGATCAATTGAGCGATGGCCTGCTGACCGTTACGATCACGAACACCTCCGTAGGCAGCACGCTCGGCAAAATCACGAGCATAGGATTTGATCTGCCCGGAAGCGGCGCAAGCGGTTTTACTCTCGTCAATGCCACCAATACCAACTACAAGTTGGTGGAGCAAGTGGCTGGGAGTGCGACCGGGATTGGCCGAACTTTTGAACTGGCGCTCCTGACCGGACCAAACTTCAACGGCGGCGGAAACCCCAATCGGGGAATTGTCGAAGGCGCCAGCGCGACTTTTACCATCTCAGGTGATTTCACAGGATTCAGTCAACAGCAGATCGCGCAAGGGATGTTCCTGCGCTTTCAGGATGTAAACGCAGGCGGTGGCAGTGATGTGGCGAGAGTTTGCGGTGAGCCAACCCCGACGCCGGAACCGGCAACAATGGCGCTGCTGGGCACCGGGCTGGCGGGAATTGCGGGAGCGGTTCGACGCAAACGGAAAGCTATCGCGGCGGCAAAGGCTGAAGCCGACGCCATATAG
- a CDS encoding alkaline phosphatase family protein, translating into MKHRVLAIGLDAADSKLIRRLIDEGKMPVLQSLLGHGRWIPLESTTPIGSSSVWPSFMTGEDPETHGIYSEWCWEPEIMSLRPLTGHQLNPFWQKLEAKGFTIGVLGIPFMPLSRLERGFEISERPPFVLSKGSGSSNRPAAASRKLAKAALLHGYGQINVAGPNDLKNLRRLAVDSLIGIKARGELATRLLRETQPEISIIAFTEAHEISHCLWQTVQPEHPLLQEPYLNRLAEIQPSLEEIFGEVDRQIGSIIAAFAVHPTVLVFSLHGMEPGRGAPTFLTPLMCEAGFSVLAEARRQTWADRVVHAMRDLKKRTPASLKKLYYRALPPATVRRLAAPTLLPQYDWARTRAFVIVEEHLSSIRINLKDREAQGCVDVDDYERVCREVEDWLWSLRSATGLPLAKKVIRTATHGTEALKRRLPDIVVHWHDCAFASPLRISGHDREYPRDGERHLSQHNDQGFCILRSPKRVEVDSVLPLKSLGKLIETLVAS; encoded by the coding sequence ATGAAACATCGTGTACTCGCAATTGGACTGGACGCCGCAGACAGTAAGTTGATTCGCCGCCTGATCGACGAGGGCAAGATGCCTGTTCTGCAGTCTCTGCTCGGGCACGGAAGATGGATTCCCCTTGAATCAACCACGCCCATCGGCAGTAGTTCCGTTTGGCCGTCGTTTATGACCGGTGAGGATCCCGAAACTCATGGAATTTACAGCGAGTGGTGTTGGGAACCGGAGATCATGAGCTTGCGTCCTTTGACGGGCCATCAACTGAATCCCTTCTGGCAAAAGCTGGAAGCGAAGGGTTTTACGATCGGAGTATTGGGCATACCATTCATGCCGCTAAGCCGACTGGAGAGAGGATTCGAGATCAGCGAGCGCCCGCCCTTTGTTTTATCCAAGGGTTCCGGCAGTTCGAACCGCCCGGCGGCCGCATCACGAAAGCTGGCAAAAGCCGCCTTGCTTCACGGATACGGGCAGATCAATGTCGCTGGGCCCAATGACCTTAAGAATTTGCGACGGCTGGCAGTAGATTCGTTGATTGGCATTAAGGCTCGGGGCGAACTGGCGACACGTCTGCTGCGCGAAACGCAGCCAGAAATCTCGATCATCGCTTTTACCGAAGCTCACGAAATAAGTCATTGTCTCTGGCAAACCGTTCAACCTGAGCATCCGCTCCTTCAGGAGCCTTACTTGAATCGTCTGGCCGAAATTCAACCGAGCCTCGAAGAGATTTTCGGCGAGGTCGATCGGCAAATCGGAAGCATCATCGCCGCATTCGCAGTTCACCCAACAGTTTTGGTTTTCTCGCTGCACGGCATGGAGCCGGGCCGTGGCGCGCCGACTTTTCTGACGCCACTTATGTGTGAAGCCGGCTTTTCCGTACTCGCTGAGGCGCGACGCCAAACGTGGGCTGATCGTGTCGTTCATGCGATGCGGGACCTAAAGAAACGCACGCCCGCGTCACTAAAAAAACTCTACTATCGCGCCCTGCCGCCAGCCACCGTGCGCCGGCTGGCCGCGCCCACGTTGCTGCCGCAATATGACTGGGCGCGCACCAGGGCCTTTGTGATCGTTGAAGAGCATCTCAGTTCGATTCGGATTAATTTGAAAGACCGCGAAGCGCAGGGCTGTGTAGACGTTGATGATTACGAAAGGGTCTGCCGGGAAGTTGAAGACTGGTTATGGAGTTTGCGTTCCGCAACCGGTTTGCCGCTGGCAAAAAAAGTAATCCGAACGGCAACGCACGGGACCGAAGCCCTGAAGCGCCGGCTGCCGGATATAGTCGTTCATTGGCACGACTGCGCTTTTGCATCGCCATTGAGAATTAGCGGACACGATCGTGAATATCCCCGCGATGGTGAACGGCACTTAAGCCAACACAACGATCAGGGATTCTGCATTTTGCGTTCGCCCAAGCGCGTGGAAGTTGATTCAGTTTTGCCGTTAAAGTCGCTGGGAAAACTAATCGAAACCTTGGTCGCCTCTTAG
- a CDS encoding chemotaxis protein CheW, whose product MAEPENISDSDKAAAAQLHDLLPFAIADRLFAVFTDQVDATAEGKPFARLPRSPGAVVGVVCVRGRMLTVLDPAAALHEPTKDWEQTLPYVLVLRGDDQLGLAAESCRDTITISTDDIEPPNVNSEDAALGVVRYAGEEILILDAKRLFERAVQRKERRRRRF is encoded by the coding sequence ATGGCTGAACCTGAGAACATTTCCGACAGCGATAAAGCGGCTGCGGCCCAGCTGCACGACCTGCTTCCGTTCGCGATCGCGGATCGGCTGTTCGCCGTTTTCACTGACCAGGTTGACGCCACCGCCGAGGGCAAACCCTTTGCGCGGCTGCCCCGATCGCCCGGCGCCGTTGTGGGCGTCGTCTGCGTTCGCGGCCGCATGCTGACCGTGCTCGATCCTGCCGCTGCTTTGCACGAACCGACGAAGGATTGGGAGCAAACGCTGCCTTACGTTCTCGTCCTGCGGGGTGACGATCAGCTGGGCCTGGCGGCTGAGAGCTGCCGCGACACGATCACCATCTCCACAGACGATATCGAACCGCCCAACGTGAATTCGGAAGACGCGGCCCTCGGAGTGGTGCGGTACGCGGGCGAAGAAATCCTTATTCTGGACGCAAAGCGATTGTTTGAACGCGCCGTCCAGCGCAAAGAGCGCCGGCGGCGGCGCTTCTGA
- a CDS encoding carboxymuconolactone decarboxylase family protein, whose amino-acid sequence MDDFDQYRAEMNEKLLGSGHLGIKRFFALDTQAYEDGALDKKTKELMGLTASIVLRCDDCVTYHIKQCAGCGVTRAEFLDAFNVALVVGGSITIPHLRRAVDRLDQVLENGN is encoded by the coding sequence ATGGACGACTTTGATCAGTATCGCGCTGAAATGAACGAGAAATTGCTCGGTAGCGGTCATCTGGGAATCAAGCGGTTCTTCGCGCTGGACACACAGGCTTATGAAGATGGCGCGCTCGACAAGAAGACGAAAGAGCTGATGGGATTGACGGCTTCCATTGTTTTGCGCTGCGACGATTGCGTTACTTATCACATCAAACAGTGTGCTGGGTGCGGAGTGACACGCGCAGAATTCCTGGACGCGTTCAATGTGGCGCTGGTCGTTGGTGGTTCAATCACGATCCCGCATCTAAGAAGGGCCGTTGATAGATTGGATCAGGTTCTGGAGAATGGAAATTAA
- a CDS encoding ferritin-like domain-containing protein, whose translation MADKPFLTDIKTLRERARKHIEQGAVTEGYSADRETVNKILNEALATEIVCVLRYKRHYFMATGIHAEGVAAEFLEHATDEQGHADLIAARIVQLGGEPNFNPEGLLMRSHAEYVEGGSLTEMIKEDLVAERIAIDSYRDMIQYLGNDDPTTRRMLEGILAVEEEHADDLVSLLGELG comes from the coding sequence GTGGCTGATAAACCATTTCTGACCGACATCAAAACTCTGCGCGAGCGGGCGCGAAAACATATCGAACAAGGCGCGGTGACCGAGGGCTATTCCGCGGATCGCGAAACGGTAAATAAGATTTTGAACGAAGCGCTGGCGACGGAGATCGTCTGCGTGCTGCGTTACAAGCGGCACTACTTCATGGCGACCGGCATTCACGCCGAGGGTGTCGCGGCTGAATTTCTCGAGCACGCCACCGACGAGCAGGGCCACGCCGATTTAATTGCGGCGCGCATCGTGCAACTGGGCGGCGAGCCGAACTTCAATCCCGAAGGTTTGCTGATGCGCAGTCACGCCGAATACGTCGAAGGTGGCAGTCTGACCGAAATGATCAAGGAAGATCTCGTCGCTGAACGAATCGCTATCGATAGCTATCGCGACATGATCCAGTACCTCGGCAACGACGATCCGACGACGCGACGAATGCTGGAAGGCATTCTCGCGGTTGAAGAAGAACACGCCGACGATTTGGTGAGCCTCCTCGGAGAACTGGGCTAG
- a CDS encoding thioredoxin-like domain-containing protein — protein MPIQERPRIRAPELSGHRGWLNTDKPLSLAGLKGKVVLLDFWTYGCINCIHIIPDLKRLEKKYPNELVVIGVHSAKFDNEKDTENIRRIVLRYEIEHPIVNDADFNIWRSYAVNAWPTRYLIDPAGYIIGRLSGEGSYDVLDQTIGDTIAEFRKRGELNETPLKLALEKAKIGDLPLAFPGKVLADAKNDRLFIADSNHNRIVVAKSDGTLLEVIGSGVAGSGDGAFHQATLFRPQGMALDGDRLYVADTENHLIREVDLKAKTVKTIAGTGQQSQEYGARGPARQIALNSPWDLYLVGRTLYIAMAGPHQIWQVDLDKQEVSTFAGSGREARLDGPRDEAGFAQPSALESDGKTLFVSDAESNIIRAIDLGTNGVVKTLVGGDLFDFGDKDGRGNDVRLQHPLGLARWNGKLLIADTYNHKIKILDPIARTVSSFAGTGKPGQADGAASSFYEPGGLAVAGDKLFVADTNNHAIRVVDLKTKQTKTLSMKGLQPPQSAGTETAEATPNQEEIKLAVQKLRTGDVSILVNVQLPAGYHLNPMAPHRYKISIDGGNSLLNIDSQNAVRTLKNPTLPIRIPARAAVNGKTGVVASFTFVYCREDNTGVCRIKTLEWKVPVEITSEANAPAEISLTARVAAD, from the coding sequence ATGCCGATACAGGAACGCCCACGAATTCGCGCGCCGGAACTTAGCGGCCATCGCGGATGGCTGAATACCGACAAGCCACTTTCGCTCGCGGGCTTGAAAGGCAAAGTTGTCCTGCTCGACTTCTGGACCTACGGCTGCATCAACTGCATCCACATCATTCCTGATCTGAAGCGGCTGGAAAAGAAATATCCCAACGAGTTGGTTGTCATCGGCGTTCATTCCGCCAAATTCGATAACGAAAAAGATACCGAGAATATTCGCCGCATCGTTTTGCGGTATGAGATCGAGCACCCGATCGTCAACGACGCGGATTTCAACATTTGGCGATCGTACGCCGTCAACGCATGGCCCACGCGGTATCTGATCGACCCGGCGGGCTACATCATCGGCCGGCTGTCCGGCGAGGGCAGTTACGACGTTCTGGACCAGACGATCGGCGACACGATTGCTGAATTCAGAAAACGTGGCGAACTAAACGAAACCCCTCTGAAGCTGGCCCTGGAAAAAGCGAAAATCGGAGACCTGCCCCTCGCGTTTCCCGGCAAGGTTCTGGCCGATGCAAAAAACGATCGGCTGTTCATCGCTGATTCAAATCACAATCGAATCGTCGTGGCGAAGTCCGATGGAACGTTGCTTGAGGTGATTGGCAGTGGTGTTGCCGGCTCCGGCGATGGCGCGTTTCATCAAGCAACTCTCTTTCGGCCGCAGGGCATGGCGCTTGACGGTGATCGTCTGTACGTGGCCGACACTGAGAACCATTTGATTCGTGAAGTTGATCTTAAGGCTAAGACCGTGAAGACAATTGCCGGCACCGGACAGCAGTCACAGGAGTACGGCGCGCGCGGTCCCGCGCGGCAAATCGCCTTGAATTCACCCTGGGATTTGTACCTTGTCGGCCGCACCCTCTACATCGCCATGGCCGGGCCACATCAGATCTGGCAAGTCGACCTGGACAAGCAGGAAGTGTCGACGTTCGCCGGTTCAGGACGCGAAGCCCGTCTCGATGGGCCGCGCGATGAAGCTGGTTTCGCCCAGCCATCGGCGCTGGAATCCGACGGTAAGACGCTGTTTGTTTCCGACGCCGAGTCGAACATCATTCGCGCCATCGATCTTGGGACAAACGGCGTAGTGAAAACCCTGGTAGGCGGCGACCTGTTCGATTTCGGTGACAAGGACGGGCGCGGCAACGATGTGCGACTGCAGCATCCGCTCGGGCTTGCGCGCTGGAACGGCAAGCTGCTGATCGCCGACACGTACAATCACAAGATCAAAATCCTCGATCCAATCGCGCGCACTGTTAGTTCATTCGCGGGCACGGGCAAGCCGGGACAAGCTGACGGCGCTGCCTCTTCGTTCTACGAACCAGGCGGATTGGCGGTCGCCGGTGACAAGCTTTTCGTCGCGGACACGAACAACCACGCGATCCGCGTCGTGGATCTGAAAACGAAGCAGACGAAAACTCTCAGCATGAAAGGTCTCCAGCCGCCACAAAGTGCGGGGACGGAAACAGCTGAAGCGACGCCGAACCAGGAAGAGATCAAGCTAGCGGTGCAGAAGCTCCGCACGGGCGACGTCTCGATTTTGGTGAACGTTCAACTTCCTGCCGGCTATCACCTGAATCCGATGGCGCCGCATCGCTACAAGATTTCAATCGATGGCGGTAACTCGCTGCTCAACATCGATTCTCAGAATGCTGTCCGCACTCTAAAGAATCCGACGTTACCAATTCGCATTCCCGCGCGCGCGGCTGTAAACGGCAAGACCGGAGTCGTCGCTTCCTTTACTTTCGTTTACTGCCGCGAAGACAACACCGGGGTCTGTCGCATCAAGACGCTGGAATGGAAAGTGCCCGTGGAGATCACTTCAGAAGCGAATGCGCCCGCGGAAATAAGCCTCACTGCCAGGGTTGCGGCCGACTAA
- a CDS encoding deoxyribonuclease II family protein → MQTNRIFRALSAALAVSFFLVVFPGYSPVAEPTPQQSAPVPLLAKGQPVDWWFVFKLNSAGFPECGTSARKGCPFGGTVQNYKDGQQYVFASSASATLKQGSGCVGTTGADPLGATFEQVYNGSFNYLIWNDQFYNDPKIKGCTTSCGAPWGHSKGMVAWNDAGEGFVMQVTTPSWPAAGNKTHPRKTDGNTLGCVDDDDVMVSQHFFALKLNKDDLVNVLKALQNASVVTDPTNPQIVNNGGPSDVQALVSALGTRSSNTTFITTTLSSGVQLISKPSNLNVPPWQMVSAILGGADLRAATWWASPFIPTTTASTRIKCWDKSLSKPGAVQIATTGNWDGTAIGLTGGASPDHNHAKIGVSISGGDKNYAIFGDMNQQGSLSGPNCKSSQNGRGGLFYVVENKELNDTISALIKGKTAPTTLPKK, encoded by the coding sequence ATGCAAACCAACAGAATTTTCAGAGCGCTGTCTGCTGCTCTGGCCGTCAGTTTTTTCCTTGTCGTTTTTCCTGGGTACTCACCAGTTGCCGAACCAACACCGCAGCAGAGCGCGCCGGTGCCGCTGCTGGCTAAGGGTCAACCCGTCGATTGGTGGTTCGTATTCAAACTCAATTCCGCCGGGTTCCCCGAATGCGGAACCAGCGCGAGGAAGGGGTGCCCTTTTGGCGGCACCGTACAAAATTATAAAGACGGCCAGCAGTATGTTTTCGCCAGCAGCGCGTCGGCCACGCTCAAACAAGGAAGTGGGTGCGTGGGCACTACCGGCGCTGATCCACTCGGCGCGACATTTGAGCAAGTCTATAACGGGTCGTTTAACTATTTGATTTGGAATGATCAGTTTTACAACGATCCTAAGATTAAGGGATGCACCACGTCATGCGGCGCGCCCTGGGGCCACTCAAAGGGGATGGTCGCCTGGAATGACGCAGGCGAAGGATTTGTTATGCAGGTGACAACGCCATCCTGGCCGGCCGCGGGAAACAAGACTCATCCGCGCAAGACCGACGGGAACACGTTGGGCTGTGTCGATGACGACGACGTTATGGTCAGTCAACATTTTTTCGCCCTCAAACTAAATAAGGACGATCTGGTTAACGTGCTCAAGGCTCTGCAGAATGCGAGTGTCGTCACAGATCCGACGAACCCGCAGATTGTTAACAACGGTGGGCCGTCGGACGTGCAGGCGCTGGTAAGCGCATTGGGAACCAGATCCAGCAACACCACCTTCATCACCACCACACTTTCCAGTGGCGTTCAGCTAATCTCGAAGCCGTCCAACCTGAATGTACCGCCGTGGCAAATGGTCTCGGCAATCTTAGGCGGAGCTGACCTGCGCGCCGCAACCTGGTGGGCCAGTCCGTTTATTCCTACAACCACCGCGTCCACCAGGATAAAATGCTGGGACAAGTCACTTTCTAAACCTGGGGCAGTTCAGATCGCCACGACTGGGAATTGGGACGGGACGGCCATTGGATTAACGGGAGGCGCCAGTCCGGATCACAACCACGCAAAGATCGGAGTGTCGATTTCCGGTGGTGACAAGAACTACGCGATCTTTGGTGACATGAACCAACAAGGTTCCCTGTCCGGTCCTAACTGCAAGAGCAGTCAGAATGGGCGCGGTGGCTTGTTCTATGTGGTTGAGAACAAGGAACTGAACGACACCATCTCGGCTTTGATTAAGGGAAAGACGGCCCCCACCACTTTACCGAAGAAGTAG